The segment GGATCATAACAGAAGATGCGACAATGGCATTTCCCATAAACAGTTCTCTTAAGCATTCTCCTTGAAGTTTAGCCTCAATCTCAAATTTCTGATGTATATGATCATCTACATCAATATAATAACCATTGGTATAGCACAGTCCAACGTCCCTTTCTTTTTCCATGCATGCATATTGATACAATAATTTTTCATTGTCCCAAACATCATCACTATCAATAAAGGCGATATATTTGCCTTTGGCAACTTTAAGCGCGTCATTTTTTGCTTTAGTTTGTCCTTGGTTTGCTTTATCAATCACAAGCATATTTTTATTTAAAAGCGAATATTGTGCTAATATTTTTGCTGTGCCATCGGTAGAACCATCATTGATGCAATACAGTTTAAATTCTCGGAATGACTGTGCGAATACACTGTCCAATGTTTTTTGAAGTGTTTTTTCACCGTTATAACACGGCATTACTACTGAAATAATTTCATTCATAATGTCTCTTCCCTTAGACTTCTGCGCTTAAACCGACTATAAAATTGAACTAAATGTTGAGAAAGCGGATGCTTAAAATACAGCACTACAGCTAACCAAAGCAAAGCACACAGCGCTATCGCACTCATTATTAACTGCCAGTGCGATATTGCATAATTTGCAGATAATAATTTTAAAGAGAAACAAACAACACCCAATAAAATACTAACAAGCAAACTCAATCGAACCTGCTCAAACCAATTCATAAAGTTTAGTTTAACAACTGATTTCAAACCATGAAATATGTATAGCTGCGCAATAAATTCGGACAGCACCAAACTCAATGCAGCATATATTAAACCATAACAACTACCTATCAAAATAGCCATAATCTTCATACCAGAAGTCATAAATTGAAGTTTTAAATTCAATTGAGTATTACCTAAAGCCACTAATAAAGGCGCACGAAAAGGAAATGATGCTTCAAAAATAGCCGATAAACATAGTATCTGAACCAAGAGAATAGAGGCATGCCATTGTTGCCCATACAGCAAAAGCACAATGGGTTCTGCTAATACCATTAATGCAATGAAAAATGGCCAAGCAAATATTGTATAAATCGATATTGCTGTTAAATAATCTGGCAGTAATTGAATACCTGCTCTATTTTTGATTGAGAAATAAGGCAATATAACAGGCCATACACTTGCTGTTACAAATATTTTAAATAAGCCAACACAACCTTGGGCACGGCTATATATACCGACAGCCTGCATATTCATGAATTTGCCAATAAATAAATCCGGCGCACCTTCTGCAAGATTTTCTATAATATTGGCAAGCGTAATATTAAAACCAAATTTTATAACCGCTCTTGCGCCTTGTAGACTTGGGAAATACCAATAGTTCTTTCTACAAACAAGCACACACCCCAGATTGGTTGCCAATACGCCTGCAAGTTGTCCCCATACCAAAGCCATAAAACTAAATTTGAAATAGCATAAAACCAAAGTCACAATAAAGAGTGTAATGTAAGAAAAGATATTTATTTTTGCGAGTGTTTTGAACATCATTTGGCGTCGCATTAATGCAATGCGAATAGAACCAAAGGGTGCGAGTAAGAAAATAATAATTAGTATGTTTAAAGCCGATGTTAACCTTGGCTCATCGTAAAATGCTGCCAAGAGATCTTTTCCAAGATATAAGATAAACCACATACTCCATGCAATCATAAACATTGTAGCAAAGGCAGCTTTAATTTTATGATCTCTTAAATCTTTTTCTTGAATTAAGTATTGCGCCACTCCAAAATCACGTAACACATGCCCTAAGCCAATAATCACAAAAGCAACGGAAAATATTCCAATTTCTTCAGGCGATAAAAGACGTGCAATAATGATGGTAGATATAAATCTTAAAATATATCCCAAATATTTATCCATAAAGGAAAATAAAAGAGAGCTTTGAAATTGCTGAGCTAATTGACTCAATCGAATACTTCCTTATTGGTACAATTCCGAAATAACAAATTTATATTTTCCAGACTTTTCAAACAGTAGATCATCAACATAATCAATTTTCAAATCAAGTTCTTGCCCTAATAGTATCTTCAAATCAGCGGTTAATTTAGAAACCTCTATCTTGTCTAGAACTTCTCCCTTGATCTTCAAAATAGAAGATTGAAGTGTTTTTTGAACAAACTGAAATCGCTCGATTTTTTTAAAAGCTGTAATGGGCTTAACAATTTCTGCACGATGTACAGCAGCACCATTAAAAGCGTAAATTAAATCACTTTTTCTTCCAATAATATCTTTTAAGATAGGCAACCCTCTATGACAAGCACAAGGACTTTCATCATAAATTGCTAAATCGCCTGTTCGATATCGAATAAAAGGAAAGCCATGGCTTGCTAAATGTGTAACAACCACTTCTCCCAAGTGCCCAGGTGGGACAACCTTCCCATTTTCATCAATAATTTCAACAATAATGTCTTCTGCTGTAATGTGCATATTTCCCATAGGGCAGCTATGTGCAATAAAACCTGCATCTCTACCCCCATAACCATTGGCAACCACACAGCCAAATGCCTTCTGGATCGTTTGCTTTAGTGCATCATCCAATACTTCCGAAGTAACAAAAGCAACTTTTATCCCAAGCTTATTGAGTGGCTGATTCGTTTGTTGCGAATATTTACCGATATATCCTAGAATAGAGGGATAACCAAAGAGCATTTTAGGTTTATAATCCTTTATAAAATTTATGATTTTATCCATTTCTTGGCTGCTTAGATTTTTAGCAGGAATCAGATAGCTTCTCATGAGTTTATCGCGCATATTTCTAAGCCAGCCTTGTCTCTGGCACTCAATACCAGAGCCCCAAAGCACTAATTCTTTATCACCCATATCAACACGCCACCAACGCGTTGCTCTCCATTTTGCAGCCACGTCATGTGCAATTCGCATTTTCGAAACCAATAAATGTAAAGGCTCACCTGTTGAACCACCGGTGCGATAAGCTATCAGGTTTTTAGCATGTCTGTGTTTAATACCTTCAAAATTTTCTCTGATTAATTTTTTGTCTAAAAATGGCAGTGTGGAAAGTATTTCTAATGATCGAATATTATTTGCATCCAAATTAGCTGCCACAAATACATCTCTGTAATAGGGAGAATGTAGTTCAGCCTCTTTTAAAAGTATGTGCAATCTTTGGAGCTGTCTTTTTTTAATTTGCTCTACGGTCTCCCATTGCGTCTTCTCAAGTTGTTTGAGACATTGTACCGTTCGATGTCCTTTGATCTTTTCATGCATCGGGAATAAAATTTTTGATACAAGTTTGCTATACATTTTATCGACACTCTTTGCCATAATAAGAATCCATCCATTGAGGCCCAATTTTTTCCCAAGTATAATTTTGGATATTTTCTAATCCATTGAGGGATAATCTTTCTCTTAATGCTGGATTTTTAATTAAATGAATGATTGCTTCCGCCATACTTTCAGGATTTCTCGGTTTGATCAGTATTGCATTTACATCATTTTTAACAATAAAGGGTATGCCACCAACATCAGTAGAAATAACAGGAACACCAAATGATTGAGCCTCTAATATTGCATTAGGCATATTATCAACCGTACTTGCATTCAATAAAATATCTGCTGACAAATATAATTCTGTCATTTGATTTCTAGCCAAACGCCCTAAAAATTCCACAGAATCAGTCAATGACAATTGCTGTACTAATTTTTCCAAGTTTTCTCTTTCTGAACCACTACCCGCAATTTTAAGTGTCACTTTAGGGTAGCTCTGAGAAACTCGATAGAATGCGCGAATAATTGTTTCAATGCCATAAATAGATTCTAAATTTCTTGTAACAATCAAATTCATGTTGTCATTCAATTTTATGGGGCGCAATGAATGTTCTTTATTTTCAGCAACAATATTGGGGATTATTTTGGCATCAAGATCATACGTCTTAAAAACATCTTTCAAAAAATCGGAAGGAACAATGATTTGATCGGCACATTTTAAAAAAGGTAAAATCCAACTTTTATGTTTATGAAAGAAAGATTGTGCATTTCCACCTCTATAGTTAATAATAACATAGCATCTTTTTAATTTTGCAATAGCAATTGCAGGTGTCGCATATAAATACCAAGACAGCCCTGAATTTGCCAAAATATGAAATATTTTATATTTTTTAGTAGCAGCCCTTAGTTTTGATAAATAAATAAAAAATCGAATGACGGCTCTCATAATCCGAATATTATTAAGCCAATAGGGGCGCAAAGAGAAGTTTACTGGCACATAGCCAACGCTAACACCCTCGCTTTTTAAGCGCTCACTCAATAACTTCCCTTGCATTGCCATACCTCCATTGGGTGGAGAAATTGGCCCAACGATAGCAACACTTAAATCATTTTTTTTATATACATTGCTCATACACATTCTCATAGCGCTTTACACTATTAGGCCAATTTCTTTCTAAAGTAACAAATTTAAGCCCACGTGCAACCAATGATTCTCTAAGTTTTTTATTACTGATTTCAATAATTTTGTTTTTAAAGTCTTGAGCATCTTCTGCCCTAAATAACAAACCATTCTCACGATTGCGAATGAGTTCTTTGTGTCCACCGACATCAGAAGCAACCACCCCTTTGCCCATTGCCATCGCCTCCAATGGTTTTAAAGGTGTCACAAGATCAGTTAATCGCATCTTTTTTCTTGGATACACAAGCACATCAATGATTTCATAAAACATTTTCACCTCATTATGTGGCACTTTGCCTGTGAAAATAATATCATTTGCAAATTTATTTGTTTGCGCAATGCGTCTCCAGACCTCAAGTTGTGGCCCATCCCCAACAATAAGTAACTTTGCATTGGGAATAACGCTTTTAATAGATCTAAAAGCTTCAATGGCCACATCTAAACCTTCATAGGCATACAATGAACCGATAAAACCTATAACAAACCCGTTTTGTAGTTGATATTTCTGTGCAATACCGTGTTTATTTTTTGAAATAAGTGCTACTTGAGTAAATTTACTCAAATCCACCGCATTTGGAATAACCGTTATTTTGTTATTTGAAATACCACGCGACAGTAAATCATTTTTTAATCCATCACAAATAGTGGTAATATGATTGGCTTGCATGCAAACTTTCGTTTCAAGATATTTTATCAGTCTGTATCGCAATCCCAATTCAGAATGTGTGCCATAATCAACAGCAGCATCTTCCCAAAAAGCGCGAATCTCATATACCAAAGGAATATGATAGTGGCGACAAATAGACAACGCAGCCAAAGCACTTAATACAGGCGAATGTGAATGGATCACATCTGGCCACCAATCTTCTACCACTGCTTTGATTTTTGTTCTTAAACTCATGATTGTTTCTATCTGCTTCACAATAGGAAAACGATAGAAGGAATGCTCTCCCATATCAGAGCGGTAGAATTCAATACCGTCAATGCTTTCTTGATTATGCGCTGTTTTTCCTTGTCGATTACTGGTAATCGCTTTAACCTCATAGCCCATCTGCTTTTGCTGCATTAATATTGCACGACTTCTAAAGCTATAACCACTTTGTAATGGGATGGAGTGATCAAACAGATGCAGTATTTTTTTTGTTGACATAATGATTCCCTTTATAGTCTTCGCACATGAGTTTTTTCTGAAAATTTTCAAACACCAATAGACTCCACAGCATAGCACTATGATCATGTGTTGCAGATAAATGTTGTTCGACAATTTTGTCAATTAATTTAATATTGAAAATATTCGATTGCTTTAATAGAGTACTCTCTTTTAAGGCATATACCCTGGCACGCAAACTACCTTTAAACCATTGTTGTAAGGGTACTGCAAATCCTTGCTTTTTTCTATATAAAATCTCTTTGGGAAGGCGTTTACACAAGGCTTTCTTAAAAAGATATTTACCATCATCTTGCTTGATTTTCAGTGTATCTGCCAAACGTGCAGACCACTCAACCCATTTATGATCCAAAAGTGGCACTCGCACTTCTAAGCCATGTGCCATACTGGCTCTATCCACTTTTGTTAAGATATCACCCGGCAAATAGGTTTTCATATCCAGATACTGAACCAGTGCTAAACCAGAATGCCCTTGAAAATTTTGAGCATGCTCTTTAAATACATCTAATGGATGACTGTCTCTCAGTTGACGACTAAAGCTATCGTGATACAAAAGCTTTCGGTAATCATCTTTAAACAAAGCAATGCTATTCATATAGCCAGAGAGCGTATCGCGGCTCAATGCTTGAAAAGTTGATTTTGCACGCAAATAGCGCGGCGCCCAATCTAGTTTTGGGTAGAATCTCCCTAATAATCCAAATAATGGAGAACGTATGGTATAGGGCAATATACTTTTTAAACGCTCTTCACGTGTGTGAAATCTATATCTTCTGTATCCCGCAATGGTTTCATCACCACCATCTCCTGACAACATTACTTTTACACGTGTACGCGCTACTTGACAGACTCTATAGGTAGGAATAGCAGAGCTATCTGCAAAAGGTTCATCATAAAGAGTAGAAAAATCATCTAATAAATCAACATCGATAGGCTCTAAGCGATATTCCTGATGCTCGGTCTTAAAGAGTTTAGAAAGTTGCGCAGCATACATAGCTTCATCGTGAGATTTTTCTGAAAATACCACTGAGCAAGTTTTTATATCATTTGTATATCGACTCATTGCAGAAACAACCGCACTTGAATCAACACCACCCGATAAGAAAGCACCTATAGGTACATCTGATATAAGGTGACTATTGACAGTAGCATCTAACATTTCCAAACATTCTTCTATGGCATCTGATTCTTTTATGATATTAGGCTCAAAACAAAGATCCCAATATTGCTTAGGCTGGCTCATAACGCCACTTTGATTGATTGTTAAATGGTGACCAGGCGCTAATTTAAAAGTATTTTTATAAATTGTTTTAGGATCGGGAACATAACCAAAAGTAAAATATTCATCCACACTTTGCGCATCGATTGTGAAATTAAAATCGGGATGTGCTGTTAGCGCTTTTAACTCCGAAGCAAAAATAAACATCCCTGAGCGTAAATAGCTATAGTAAAGTGGCTTAATACCCAATCGATCTCTTGCAATAAAAAGAGATTTTTTTAGATTATCCCAAAGTGCAAAAGCAAACATGCCTTGGAAGCGATTCACACAGGCTTCACCCCATTGCTCATAGGCATGTACAATAACCTCCGTATCTGTCAGGGTTTGAAATTGATGCCCTTGACTCACCAATTCATTTCTCAGCGCTATATAGTTATATATTTCACCATTAAACACCACAACCACTGATTTATCTTCATTGTAAATGGGCTGTTTTCCAGTGCTAAGATCAATAATAGATAAACGTCTATGTCCAAGCGCAATTTCAGACTGAAAATGAAATCCCTCATCATCTGGGCCACGATGTGAAATACGATGATTCATTGCAGTCAGCACTGCTTTATCAATTTGCTTTGATGCTTGATATGCAAAAATGCCTGAAATGCCACACATAGGCTAAATCTCCATAATATGCAGTATTTTTTCTGCAAAAACCTATACTCTGCTACTAATGAACGAAGTGAATAATTTTCTTCCCTTGAAGTCAAGGGAAGAGGCTCGCTTTAGCGAGTAGATGGATTTTTTCAAAACATTTTTTTGAAAATCCTTCTCTGCACCTAAAGGTGCCTCTTTCTTTGATAACAAAGAAAGAAATGATTCGCTACGCTCATCAAGACAGATACAAAAACATCTAACACTCAAAAACGAAGACTATACAGATTGTGATATTGCTCAACCATTAGCTCAAGCGAAAAACACTGCTCTACCCGTTTTCTGCTGTTTTCACCTTGCTGTATTCTCATTGATTGATTGACTACATAATCTTTTATTATATCCTTCAGTTGGATTGCATTATGGGGATCAAAAAGCTGTCCATTATAATCTTGTTGTATCAATTCAGGATTCCCACCGACCTCTGAGGCAATAATCGCTAAACCACATCCCATTGCTTCTAAAATAGTGTTTGAAACACCTTCAACCAATGAGGGTAATACAAACAAATCCGCCTCTTGCAACAATTCAGGAATATCCTGCCTTTCTCCCCAGAAAATAACGTTTTTTTCTATAGTGAGTTCTTGGCACAATGCCACTAAAGATTCTTTCAGCGGCCCATCTCCCACTATCCATAATTTTAATTCTGTCTGCATTTCTAGCTGCAATCTTGAAAAAGCTTTTATCAAAATCTCAAAATTTTTAACAGCTTGAAGTCTACCAACAGTTACAATAACAAAAGGCTCTTCTACATAGTTTTTTATGCGCTTGTACCGATTTTGAAATCTATTTATATTGACACCATTATAGATTTGTATAATTTTATCTTGTGCCACAGATGCATTTTCAATAAGCTTAGATTCCAGCTCTTTAGATAATGGTATAAATTTATGTATAAAGGGCTTTAACAGTGCCTTTAAACGTAGATTTTTTTTATTTTCACCTTTTAGATCGGTCGTGTCACGTCCATGCTCACCATGCAAGCGTACTGGAACAGATGCTAAAAAGGCCAGAAACTGGCATTCAATCGATGCTAAATTTCTCGTATGAACGATATCTGGCTGATATTGCTTTATAATATGAAAAATTTTCGCATAATACCAAAACAAAGGGCCTATTTTTTTGTCCAAACAACTCACAATACAATTACAACTTTTAATTCTCTCTTTGAAATGACTTGCTGTTGTTAAACTTAAAATATGATGCTCATATTTATCTTCTGGCAAGCTATTGATCAGATTTACCAATCCATTTTCTAGCCCACCGACGCTTAATTGATAAATAATGTGTAATATTTTTACTCTTTTAGTCATTATAATTATCAACCATGATCAATATTCAAATTTACAGCGGTTGAAAATTCTTTTAGCTCTGCGCGCGCCTGCTCTGGATAATATTGATAGCCAGAACTGACTGCAATCACCATGGGTGGCTGTAAATTCCCTAATAACTTAAAAAATACAATCAATATTTTTGTTATAATCGGACTGTGTGTATCAATGCCATTGACCCGATACCAGACCCAGATTAATCGCCGGTCAAATCGATTGAAAATATCATATTCAGTGCAGCGAATAGATTTTCCTGAAAACTGCATCTGCGTTGTTTTATGCGCTGCTAAACGCCAAACGCCAGAATCAAAAAAATAATTATTTGAGGCAATTAACTCTTTACCTTCGGCCTCACTCAAAAAACGTGCATAAAATAAGTCTATTTCTTTATTTTCTCTGCCTACAAAATGAGAAAGCACACGCTCATCAGCTCCTGGAAACACAGGCAACCATTCTATACTCTTTTTTTCAATGGGATGCCAATCTGCAGATGATAACTCAAAGCTAAAAGCTTTTTGCTGTATCGGAGCAATGTTTAGATTACCCCAAAAAGAGTGATTAATCGCGAGCAACCCAACAAATCCCAAGACAAGTATCCAGCTTTTAATGGCATCTATACTCACAACAAGTGAATCTTCGGCGTTGCTAGATTCGTTGCAGATTTTTTTAAGCGGCACATTCACTTCTACCTCTGTTTCAGAGCGCAATTTATTTCCCAACCAAAACAACGACAACATAATCAGCCCAAAAAACAGCCAACCGTAAATGAGATGATCAAAGCCAATGGCTAATTTCATATGTGTAAAATGCGCTAATACAATGATGCCATACGCTCTGATCCCATTACCCACCAGAGGTATGACAATACATAAGCCAATAAACAATGTCTTGCGCCAAAATGTGCGATAAGCAAAATGTGCAAAAATAATTCCTAAGGCAATGGATGCAATCAAATAACGAATACCACTACATGCAGCAGCAACCTCAAAGCTACCGCGCGAGGTTGTAATGTTCCATCCTTCCGCATAAACCGATATTCCTGAAAGCATTAGAGCTTTTACTGTGATAAAGGCAGTGAGATTTTGTAGAGGTTCAATCAAAAAATTACCAAAGGGTATACAAAAATATAAATAAGCCAATGGAAACCAAAGCGATTGAAAGATTTTTCGACCTAAAAACAAATAAACCAAGGCAATCAGAAGCGTTACAACACTCAATTGCTGCACTATCAACACATAAGCAAATTTGCCAGCTTGCCATAATAAAATACATGCAACAATCGGGAGCAATCCCCAGGCAGTTGGTTTAACTGTTAAGCTTGCCACCTCATCTTTTTTAAGCCAAATCAGGTATAAAGAAACAATAGGAATTAAAAAACCATGTGCATAGGTACCAGAAGTCATCCATTTTTGCCATAAAGTACCAAAGCTTTCATGAAATAAAACAAGTACTGTTAAAAAGCTAAACAGCAAACAGACATAAGGCTCTATCCGTTTTTTAGAGAATATTTGCATGCGCTCTTGCTGCACCCAAATATTATTATTTATCATCATTTGCATCTAAATACTGTATCAATGGTTCTAGCTTATTGTTCCATGCATAGCATTGCTCAATCACTACATGAGAATTTACTGATGGCCTGTTGCTTTGATTCATCAGCGTTTGGATTTGATGAATCCATTCATTTTTTTCATTGGCTATCTTAACCAGATTGTTTTGTGGTAGCTCTATACCTTCAAGTGCTGCCGTACTCACCATGATAGGTGTATTCATGCTTAAGGCTTCTAATACTTTATTTTGAATACCACGCGCAATACGCAATGGTGCAACTGCTAAATCTGCATATTTTAAAAATGGACGAATATCTTCAACTCTGCCAGTGATTCTAATCTGTGGTATTTGAGCAAGCATTTGAAGGTCAAGGCTCGGATTCGCACCTACGATATAAAATGAAAAGGGAATACTCTGCTGTTGCAACGCAGGTATTACCTCGGTAACAAACCATTTCACAGCATCAATATTGGGCCAATAATCCATCATACCCGTAAATACAATTTTAAATTCTTTGTTCACATACGGATTTTTAAATTCAATACTTGGATTAAAATATTCAGTATCTACACCATTGGCAATGCTGATCACATTTTTAAAAAGACCTGAACGTTTTTTAAATATATTTGCTTCACTTTCACTGACAAAGATATTTACATCACTGGTAATCGCCAGTTTTCGCTCAAAATAGGACAGTGTTTTTCCTTCTCTTTTATAAAGCCATTTCTTTATGCCCTTATGCTGCTGGCTGTATTGTTCCCATTTTAAGGAATCAACATCTACAAAATCTATCAGTATATTTAGATTGCGTTTATGCTTTTGAATATATTGTCCCATGCTCGACGAGAAAACAATGCTATCGTCTATTTGCTTTTCTGACAGAATTTTATCCACCCATTTTTGCATTTTAGGCTGATAAAATAAATCATTAGACAAGGGAGTATCTTTAAAAATTGATTTTGCAAATCCAGGTATTGCTTGATAATGTTTTCTTCTGGGCAATACAAAAAGCGCTGTGCATAAGTCTTTGACTGTTTCTACATATTGCCAATCATTGGGATCATCAATAAAAGTTCCCAAATAAACATCTCGGTGCTGCCTTAAAAACTTTAATAAATGATAAGAGCGAATTTTATCGCCTTTATTAGGTGGATATGGCAGCCTATGTACTAATAATAAAATGGGTTTCATCCAATTCTCCTGGCAATGAGGGGGCCAATTGTGTTACTCACAACCAAGGGCAATTTCCGCCATGTTTTAATCATGAATTGATATTTTGGATTCGTTGGATTTAAATTAGGCGGTGATTTTGCGCTGATCGGAATGATGGTGTAATGCAAGGGTGTTTCTTCAAATCCCCAATGTTTTTTAAAACGATAGGATCCTGTGCCTATCTTACTTCTCCCATAATCAAATTGCTTCAAGCCTTGCTCTGTGGCAGCCTTCATCAACTGATGGTACAGGTAATCGTTTGCCCCTAGCGCTCTGGCTTTAGGACTCCCTCCCCCATAATAAGGGAACACGGTATCTTGATGGTAAAAGCTCAACACAGAACTAACGGCTTGGTTTTTATGAAAAACGGTTAAAACTGAACACTTATCTTGCAATATTGTTTTCAAATTTTGAAAGTATTGTTTAGCTAATACAGGCGTTCCCAAATTACGGAGACTCTGTGCATATAAATTATAAAAATTA is part of the Candidatus Berkiella cookevillensis genome and harbors:
- a CDS encoding TIGR03087 family PEP-CTERM/XrtA system glycosyltransferase; the protein is MKPILLLVHRLPYPPNKGDKIRSYHLLKFLRQHRDVYLGTFIDDPNDWQYVETVKDLCTALFVLPRRKHYQAIPGFAKSIFKDTPLSNDLFYQPKMQKWVDKILSEKQIDDSIVFSSSMGQYIQKHKRNLNILIDFVDVDSLKWEQYSQQHKGIKKWLYKREGKTLSYFERKLAITSDVNIFVSESEANIFKKRSGLFKNVISIANGVDTEYFNPSIEFKNPYVNKEFKIVFTGMMDYWPNIDAVKWFVTEVIPALQQQSIPFSFYIVGANPSLDLQMLAQIPQIRITGRVEDIRPFLKYADLAVAPLRIARGIQNKVLEALSMNTPIMVSTAALEGIELPQNNLVKIANEKNEWIHQIQTLMNQSNRPSVNSHVVIEQCYAWNNKLEPLIQYLDANDDK